One Sporomusaceae bacterium ACPt DNA window includes the following coding sequences:
- the nadE gene encoding Glutamine-dependent NAD(+) synthetase: MLKIALGQMEVIPGRPDLNTGKMLTMIHDASHQQADIIIFPEMAIPGYLLGDTWEQQAYLRDCETFGHQVIAASRDICIVFGNVAVEWDKHGDDGRVRKHNACFIAQNGKLIAKRIKTLHPNYREFDDTRHFFSLRKLALELNQDVESLIKPVKIMIKDREYSLGCIICEDGWNDDYSVDPIAALAANGPLDLIINISSSPFTLGKNNKRNRVFSKQAQETGVPLIYVNNTGLQNNGKTVYTFDGFSTVYNSAGQIIAYCQPFTENLDYLELKVETGGLDLKPVNVPNDFTIDSLYQAISYGAKRFLQSIGMNRVVIGVSGGIDSAVSAALYASILGPENILLVNMPSRFNSQTTKDLAAQLSHNLGCLYTIMPIEQSAEYTANQISSTPVTNLATGKQNKLSVSSFVFENIQARDRSARLLAGIAAAFGGGFTCNANKSELTVGYSTLYGDQAGFLATLADLWKHQVYELANYLNKNVYGREVIPQAIIDLVPSAELSFEQSVDEGKGDPIIYPYHDYLFRAFMEHWNRATPEDILLWYSQDPAVLEQKLGCQPGLISRLFPGPREFIDDLERWWRLYTGMAVAKRIQAPPVLAVSRRAYGFDHREAQNGPYFTQNYLKLKHQILAAE; this comes from the coding sequence TTGCTCAAAATTGCTTTAGGCCAGATGGAGGTCATCCCCGGCCGGCCAGACTTAAATACCGGTAAAATGTTAACTATGATTCATGATGCAAGCCATCAACAGGCTGACATCATTATTTTCCCCGAGATGGCCATCCCGGGCTATTTATTGGGTGATACTTGGGAACAGCAAGCCTATCTTCGCGATTGCGAAACATTCGGCCATCAGGTTATCGCTGCCTCCCGAGATATATGCATAGTGTTCGGCAATGTGGCTGTTGAGTGGGACAAACACGGTGACGACGGCCGGGTGCGCAAACACAATGCCTGTTTTATCGCCCAAAACGGAAAGCTCATTGCTAAACGCATCAAGACTTTGCACCCTAATTACCGGGAATTTGATGATACGCGGCACTTTTTCAGTTTGCGCAAACTGGCGCTTGAACTTAATCAGGACGTTGAGTCACTAATTAAGCCTGTTAAAATCATGATTAAAGACAGGGAATATTCCCTGGGCTGCATTATTTGCGAAGACGGCTGGAATGACGATTATAGTGTTGACCCGATTGCAGCGCTGGCTGCTAACGGTCCACTTGATTTAATTATTAATATTTCCAGTTCACCGTTTACCTTGGGAAAAAACAACAAACGCAACAGAGTGTTTTCCAAGCAAGCTCAGGAAACAGGCGTGCCCTTAATATATGTAAACAACACAGGCCTGCAAAATAACGGCAAAACAGTATATACCTTTGACGGGTTTAGTACCGTATATAATAGTGCCGGTCAAATTATCGCCTATTGTCAACCGTTCACCGAAAACCTCGACTATCTTGAACTTAAGGTTGAGACTGGCGGGCTTGACCTTAAACCTGTTAATGTTCCTAATGACTTCACTATTGACAGCCTTTACCAGGCAATCAGTTACGGGGCAAAAAGGTTTTTGCAGTCAATTGGCATGAATAGAGTGGTCATCGGCGTGTCAGGCGGCATCGACTCAGCGGTAAGCGCCGCCCTTTACGCCAGTATCTTGGGACCGGAAAATATTTTGTTGGTCAATATGCCCAGCAGATTTAACTCCCAAACGACCAAAGACCTGGCTGCACAATTATCACATAATTTAGGATGTCTGTATACCATCATGCCAATTGAACAATCGGCTGAATACACGGCCAACCAAATTAGCAGCACACCTGTGACCAATCTCGCCACCGGCAAACAAAACAAACTTTCGGTATCTTCCTTTGTTTTTGAAAATATTCAGGCCCGTGACCGTTCGGCCCGGCTGCTGGCCGGCATAGCTGCTGCTTTTGGCGGCGGGTTTACCTGTAACGCCAATAAGAGTGAGCTTACTGTGGGCTACTCCACACTTTACGGCGACCAAGCCGGTTTTTTGGCCACGCTGGCTGACCTGTGGAAACATCAGGTCTATGAACTGGCTAACTATTTGAATAAAAACGTATACGGCCGGGAAGTAATTCCCCAAGCCATTATTGATTTAGTGCCCAGCGCCGAGTTGTCGTTCGAGCAGTCAGTTGATGAAGGCAAGGGTGACCCAATTATTTACCCGTATCATGATTACTTGTTCCGCGCCTTCATGGAACACTGGAACCGGGCCACGCCAGAAGATATTTTGCTGTGGTATAGCCAGGACCCTGCCGTACTCGAACAAAAGCTGGGCTGTCAACCTGGTCTGATCAGCCGCCTATTCCCCGGTCCCCGCGAATTTATCGATGACCTTGAACGCTGGTGGCGCCTATATACCGGCATGGCGGTAGCCAAACGCATCCAAGCTCCACCGGTGCTCGCAGTCAGTCGCCGCGCTTACGGTTTTGACCACCGTGAAGCGCAAAACGGGCCGTATTTTACGCAAAATTATCTAAAATTAAAGCACCAGATACTTGCGGCAGAGTAA
- the btsS_1 gene encoding Sensor histidine kinase BtsS, with the protein MSEYLLQEMIERMSVAATLAFVLSQTAVFRRLINRRNTSRDAILLTIIFGLIGILGTYAGIPINDAIANSRVVGVMAAGLMGGRLMGVSAGIIAGGHRYLLGGFTAFSCALANICEGLLAGIVHRFYPGRPIPWWLALAAGMAGEMMQMGIILLTARPYELAWGLVKEIAVPMIVANSLGLAVFMLIIKTAMDAQEKVGAEQSHKALDIANKTLPYLRRGLNAQSALETAHIILATAGYDAVAITDTEHVLAFAGSETAHHTPATTSLTHLTCQALSTGQMHIAQDKTAIGCACSGCRLASAIVVPLKCADRVIGTLKLYYTRANAIGQSDIVFAAGLAHLFSTQLELTEIDRQAKMAAKARMKALHAQINPHFLFNTLNTITSLVRTKPDLARELLIKLSAIFRYTLHKTGRNITIDEELAQVRAYLSIEQARHGDKLLVTEEIEPGLGHYLIPSLTIQPLVENAIKHGLQPKPDGGSIILKANSSSSVIEISIIDNGVGMDLTAYNPLEHPGGESIGLINVHERLFGQYGKSYGLKLDSQPGQGTIVTLRLPKRLNDEVEDCA; encoded by the coding sequence ATGTCTGAATACTTGCTGCAAGAAATGATTGAACGAATGAGCGTGGCAGCCACACTGGCTTTTGTTTTGTCCCAGACTGCCGTGTTCAGGCGTCTGATTAACCGCCGCAATACCAGCAGAGATGCCATACTGCTCACGATTATTTTCGGGTTAATCGGCATTTTGGGTACTTATGCCGGCATACCGATAAATGATGCTATTGCCAATTCCCGCGTTGTCGGCGTCATGGCTGCCGGACTGATGGGCGGACGTCTCATGGGAGTATCAGCCGGAATAATCGCGGGCGGTCACCGTTACCTGTTAGGTGGCTTTACCGCTTTTTCCTGTGCGTTAGCCAATATTTGCGAAGGACTTTTAGCCGGAATAGTCCACCGTTTTTATCCCGGGCGGCCCATTCCGTGGTGGCTGGCTTTGGCTGCCGGTATGGCGGGGGAAATGATGCAAATGGGCATTATCCTATTGACTGCACGTCCCTATGAGTTAGCTTGGGGTCTGGTAAAAGAAATTGCTGTCCCCATGATTGTCGCCAACTCACTGGGTCTGGCGGTCTTTATGCTTATCATTAAAACCGCCATGGACGCTCAAGAGAAGGTCGGGGCCGAACAATCACATAAGGCGCTTGATATCGCCAACAAAACATTACCCTATTTGCGGCGTGGCCTTAACGCTCAATCAGCCCTGGAAACTGCTCATATAATTTTGGCAACCGCCGGATATGATGCCGTGGCTATTACCGACACCGAACACGTACTGGCTTTTGCCGGGTCCGAAACTGCCCATCATACCCCGGCCACCACAAGTTTGACACACCTTACATGCCAGGCGCTTAGTACCGGCCAAATGCATATTGCCCAGGACAAGACCGCCATCGGCTGTGCCTGTTCGGGATGCCGCCTGGCTAGCGCCATTGTCGTGCCGCTCAAATGCGCCGACAGGGTTATTGGGACGTTGAAGCTGTATTATACACGCGCCAACGCAATCGGGCAATCAGACATCGTCTTTGCCGCCGGCTTGGCCCATCTGTTTTCCACTCAGCTTGAGCTTACCGAGATTGACCGCCAAGCCAAAATGGCGGCCAAAGCCAGAATGAAAGCGCTTCATGCCCAGATAAACCCCCACTTTTTATTTAACACATTAAATACAATTACCTCGCTGGTGAGGACTAAGCCTGATTTGGCGCGAGAACTGTTAATCAAGCTAAGCGCCATCTTCCGCTATACATTGCACAAAACCGGCCGTAACATTACCATTGACGAAGAACTGGCCCAGGTACGCGCCTATCTCAGTATCGAACAGGCCAGACACGGCGACAAACTTTTGGTAACGGAAGAAATTGAACCAGGATTAGGGCATTACCTGATACCGTCGCTTACGATCCAGCCGCTCGTCGAGAATGCCATCAAGCACGGCTTGCAACCTAAACCTGACGGCGGTTCGATTATCCTCAAAGCCAATTCCAGCAGTTCCGTTATTGAAATAAGCATTATCGACAACGGTGTCGGCATGGACTTAACCGCGTATAACCCGCTTGAACATCCCGGCGGTGAAAGTATCGGCCTTATTAATGTGCATGAACGCCTTTTCGGCCAATATGGCAAAAGCTACGGCCTGAAACTTGACAGCCAGCCCGGCCAGGGCACCATCGTAACCCTGCGCCTGCCCAAACGCCTGAATGATGAGGTGGAAGACTGTGCTTAA
- the lytR gene encoding Sensory transduction protein LytR, which produces MLNAIIVDDELPARDELKYLLSRLPGVTVVGEADNGPAAVGLAAQHCPDVVFLDIQMRGMNGMETALALRTAAPNALIVFASAYDEYAIKAFEIGAVDYLLKPFESERVAATVERLQKYRPEDWQAAATRVDQAITTVAKTTVHKLAVEKNGKIVLVNYSDILYAHTQTGAVTVVTETGEYTYSGTLSELQERLRGTTVMRVHKSYLVHMEKVKEVIPWFKGTYWLKLSTPGNNGTIEVPVGKGQIKEIKGILGLK; this is translated from the coding sequence GTGCTTAATGCCATAATTGTCGATGATGAACTGCCCGCTCGTGACGAACTCAAATACTTGCTTTCCCGGTTACCAGGCGTTACCGTAGTTGGTGAAGCCGATAACGGCCCGGCAGCTGTCGGCTTGGCCGCCCAGCACTGTCCTGACGTCGTTTTTTTGGACATTCAAATGCGGGGTATGAACGGCATGGAAACTGCGCTGGCCTTGCGGACTGCCGCCCCCAACGCTCTTATCGTTTTTGCCAGCGCCTATGATGAATATGCAATAAAAGCGTTCGAAATCGGCGCAGTCGACTATCTATTAAAGCCGTTCGAAAGTGAGCGGGTGGCCGCCACTGTCGAACGGCTGCAAAAGTACCGGCCGGAAGATTGGCAAGCAGCCGCTACCCGCGTTGACCAGGCAATTACTACTGTGGCTAAAACCACCGTACACAAGCTGGCTGTCGAAAAAAACGGCAAAATTGTGCTGGTGAACTATAGCGACATTTTGTACGCTCATACTCAGACCGGTGCAGTCACAGTTGTGACCGAGACGGGCGAATATACTTACTCCGGCACACTATCCGAGCTGCAAGAACGTTTGCGTGGTACAACAGTCATGCGAGTGCATAAAAGTTACCTTGTTCATATGGAGAAAGTCAAAGAAGTTATTCCCTGGTTTAAGGGTACGTATTGGCTTAAGCTGTCAACGCCTGGCAATAACGGTACCATTGAAGTGCCGGTCGGCAAAGGCCAAATCAAAGAGATCAAAGGCATATTAGGACTAAAGTAG
- the cstA_2 gene encoding Peptide transporter CstA produces MNGISLVIVAALVLTLAYRFYGAFMAAKVLALDPNRTTPAVRHNDGRDYVPTNKWVTFGHHFAAIAGAGPLVGPVLAAQFGYLPGTVWLLIGAVFAGAVHDMVILFASIRHDGLSVAEIAKKEIGKASGLATSIAVLFILIITMAGLAIAVVNALYDSPWGTFTVAVTIPIAILVGVYLRYLRPGRIGEASFIGVTLVLLGVFVGPMVQQSWLAPYFTFNRAQLSIMLAVYGFVAAALPVWLLLAPRDYLSTYMKIGTILALALGILVVQPEIHMPAITQFVNGGGPIIPGPVWPFMFITIACGAISGFHALISTGTTPKMLTNEAEIKAIGFGGMLVESFVALMALIAATSLFPADYFAINTAPAVFAKLGMQVNELGALSQMVGENVAGRPGGAVSLAVGMAHIFSKIPGMQSLLSFWYHFAIMFEALFILTTIDAGTRVGRYLLQELGGMVYKPLKNVHWTPGLILTSAAMSFAWGYLVYGGSISTIWPLFGVANQLLGSMALAVGTTVLFRMGKGRYTWTTIIPMCFLAITTVAAGYLNITTNYLPQNNYLLAGACAIMIVLVIFVITDAVRTWMKIINGEKIAQEPANSSIGN; encoded by the coding sequence TTGAACGGTATTTCCTTAGTAATTGTAGCTGCACTTGTTTTAACCTTAGCGTACCGTTTCTACGGGGCCTTTATGGCGGCCAAAGTGTTGGCCCTTGACCCTAACCGCACTACTCCGGCAGTACGCCACAACGACGGTCGTGATTATGTTCCCACCAACAAATGGGTGACATTCGGCCACCACTTTGCCGCGATTGCCGGTGCAGGCCCACTGGTAGGACCTGTTCTAGCCGCCCAATTCGGTTATCTGCCCGGCACTGTCTGGCTGCTTATAGGCGCAGTATTTGCGGGTGCCGTGCACGACATGGTCATCCTATTTGCGTCCATTAGGCATGACGGCCTGTCGGTAGCTGAAATTGCCAAAAAAGAAATTGGCAAAGCTTCCGGTCTGGCAACAAGTATTGCCGTGCTGTTTATCCTCATAATTACCATGGCCGGTTTGGCTATCGCTGTAGTCAACGCCCTCTATGACAGTCCATGGGGAACGTTCACAGTGGCCGTCACCATTCCTATCGCCATTTTGGTAGGTGTTTACCTCCGCTACCTTCGTCCCGGCCGCATCGGCGAAGCCTCGTTTATTGGCGTAACGCTCGTGCTGTTAGGCGTATTTGTGGGCCCCATGGTACAACAATCCTGGCTGGCTCCATACTTCACCTTCAACCGCGCCCAATTGTCGATCATGCTGGCAGTATACGGTTTTGTCGCAGCAGCGCTCCCTGTATGGCTGCTACTGGCTCCACGTGATTATCTCAGCACTTATATGAAAATCGGTACTATCCTGGCCCTGGCCCTTGGTATCCTTGTTGTTCAACCCGAAATCCACATGCCGGCCATCACCCAGTTCGTTAACGGCGGCGGCCCCATTATTCCCGGACCGGTATGGCCCTTCATGTTCATAACTATTGCCTGTGGCGCCATCTCAGGGTTTCACGCTCTTATCAGCACCGGTACCACTCCCAAAATGTTGACCAATGAGGCCGAAATTAAAGCTATTGGTTTTGGCGGGATGCTGGTAGAATCATTTGTTGCCTTAATGGCGCTTATTGCCGCTACCAGCTTATTCCCTGCCGACTACTTTGCCATCAATACCGCACCTGCTGTATTTGCCAAGCTTGGTATGCAAGTTAACGAACTTGGAGCTCTCTCGCAAATGGTTGGCGAAAATGTAGCCGGGCGCCCGGGCGGCGCAGTATCACTGGCTGTCGGCATGGCTCACATATTCAGCAAAATTCCTGGCATGCAAAGTCTCTTATCTTTCTGGTACCATTTCGCCATCATGTTTGAGGCGTTGTTCATTCTGACCACCATTGATGCCGGCACCCGCGTTGGCCGCTACCTACTTCAGGAACTTGGCGGCATGGTTTACAAACCTCTTAAAAATGTTCACTGGACCCCTGGTCTTATTCTCACCAGCGCCGCCATGTCATTTGCCTGGGGTTATCTGGTATATGGGGGTTCCATCTCGACAATTTGGCCGCTGTTCGGCGTAGCCAACCAGCTTCTGGGCAGCATGGCCCTGGCAGTTGGCACTACAGTACTGTTTAGAATGGGCAAAGGCCGCTATACCTGGACAACCATCATTCCCATGTGTTTCCTGGCTATAACCACCGTAGCCGCCGGTTATCTAAACATCACTACCAATTACCTGCCTCAGAATAACTATCTGTTAGCAGGCGCCTGCGCTATTATGATTGTGCTAGTTATCTTTGTCATCACAGACGCCGTACGCACTTGGATGAAAATTATTAACGGTGAAAAAATCGCCCAGGAACCGGCTAATAGTAGCATAGGAAATTAA
- the carD_4 gene encoding RNA polymerase-binding transcription factor CarD, giving the protein MFKVGDKIFYPMHGGGVIKTIEEKEIFGNTQLYYVVNILHRNMQVMIPVDKTERLGVRPVVDSEKLDNVLTTFYDGETDVMANDSQRQRRNLNKIKSGDIYEGAEVIRDLMRINHKRKLGTTEKNMLDNARQILISEVELVKGISQEQAACLLDEAIKIQ; this is encoded by the coding sequence ATGTTTAAGGTAGGTGATAAAATTTTTTATCCGATGCATGGTGGTGGGGTTATCAAGACTATCGAAGAAAAGGAGATTTTCGGAAATACTCAGCTTTATTATGTCGTAAACATACTTCATCGAAACATGCAAGTTATGATCCCTGTCGACAAGACCGAAAGACTAGGGGTACGTCCTGTTGTTGATTCTGAAAAGCTGGATAATGTACTTACTACTTTTTATGACGGCGAGACAGATGTAATGGCCAATGATAGCCAGAGACAACGAAGAAATCTGAACAAAATAAAAAGTGGCGATATTTACGAAGGGGCCGAGGTTATCCGCGATTTGATGCGTATTAATCATAAAAGAAAGCTTGGAACTACTGAAAAAAATATGCTGGATAATGCCCGGCAAATCCTCATCAGTGAAGTTGAACTAGTAAAGGGAATTTCTCAAGAGCAAGCCGCTTGCTTATTAGACGAAGCAATAAAAATACAATAA
- the ypeA gene encoding Acetyltransferase YpeA has product MDKKIVIRAMDSNDYEKVMNLWSTTEGIGLSDADTKANIEMFLNRNSGLSCVAELGEHIVGAVLCGHDGRRGYFHHLAVNTVYRGRGIARQLIGYCLSRLKEQGISKCHLFVFTNHQRGIAFWSHMGFYKRTDLNVFSKDI; this is encoded by the coding sequence ATGGACAAAAAAATTGTAATACGGGCAATGGATAGTAATGACTACGAAAAGGTCATGAATCTTTGGAGTACGACTGAGGGAATTGGGTTAAGTGATGCTGACACTAAAGCAAATATCGAAATGTTTTTAAACAGGAATAGTGGGTTAAGTTGTGTGGCTGAATTGGGCGAGCACATTGTTGGCGCCGTACTGTGCGGGCATGATGGCCGTCGGGGTTATTTCCATCATTTGGCAGTAAACACCGTATATCGCGGCCGGGGGATAGCAAGACAATTAATTGGTTATTGCTTGTCAAGACTCAAAGAACAGGGGATCAGTAAGTGTCATTTGTTTGTTTTTACAAATCACCAACGAGGTATCGCTTTTTGGAGCCATATGGGGTTTTATAAAAGAACTGACTTAAATGTTTTTTCCAAAGACATTTAA
- a CDS encoding NADH oxidase, protein MNAFTFDKILKPIQIGPMKVRNRIVMPPMVTNYAASDGAVTERFKAYHQARAKGGVGLIIVEAAYVQVNGKGFQNQVGIHKDELISGLRNLTDAVHSYGAKIAVQLYHAGRQTTSKVTGMSVVAPSPIPCPVKQEMPKELSVDEIKELVEAFGQAARRAKEAGFDAIEIHAGHGYLVNQFLSPYSNKRTDEYGGTCENRMRFPLEVIRRVREEVGESFPMIYRMSAEEYVAGGLTLEETTVFAKKLVEVGISALHISGGVYESSAMIIQPAAITQGCFVENAAAIKKAINGEVPVIVAGRIKDPVMAEQIIREGKADLVSMGRALLADPELPKKVAEGKAETIRKCIACNQGCIDRLFLDIDITCMANAVTGHETEFDTEIPATNKKKVLVIGGGPGGLEAARVAALRGHEVILYEKQAELGGQMRAAAVPPHKEEINDLVTYLTDQVEESGAMIATGKEADLKTVQELKPDAVIVAIGSEPVIPKIPGVEQEKVVTAHDVLMGSASVGEKVVVVGGGLVGCETAEYLAEQGKQVTVVEMLDDIAVDVGALTRALLLNRMAEKKIRVLTKSKVREISADGVIIEKEEGTEEITGIDTVVIAVGSKSKNDFLKLIEGDGIPVYAIGDCVKPRKIIEAIHEGLRVAYSL, encoded by the coding sequence GTGAATGCATTTACATTTGATAAAATTTTAAAACCAATTCAAATTGGGCCCATGAAAGTAAGAAACAGAATTGTTATGCCTCCTATGGTTACAAATTATGCTGCTAGTGACGGGGCAGTTACCGAACGTTTTAAGGCCTATCACCAGGCTAGAGCTAAAGGCGGAGTTGGCTTAATTATTGTTGAAGCAGCATATGTCCAGGTAAACGGTAAAGGGTTTCAAAACCAAGTAGGTATACACAAAGATGAATTAATATCCGGCTTGCGGAACTTGACTGATGCAGTGCACAGCTATGGAGCAAAAATTGCCGTGCAACTTTATCATGCCGGGAGACAGACAACTTCAAAAGTTACCGGAATGAGTGTAGTCGCTCCTTCGCCTATTCCTTGTCCGGTTAAGCAAGAAATGCCCAAGGAATTATCAGTGGACGAAATAAAAGAGTTGGTGGAGGCTTTTGGACAAGCTGCGCGCCGTGCTAAGGAGGCAGGATTTGACGCGATTGAGATCCATGCTGGCCATGGCTATTTAGTTAATCAATTCTTGTCGCCCTACAGCAACAAGCGAACCGACGAGTACGGCGGGACTTGCGAAAACAGGATGAGATTCCCCCTGGAGGTTATCAGGAGGGTAAGGGAAGAAGTTGGGGAAAGCTTTCCCATGATCTACCGCATGAGTGCCGAAGAATATGTTGCCGGAGGACTCACTCTTGAGGAAACTACAGTATTCGCCAAAAAACTGGTTGAGGTCGGGATTAGTGCCCTGCACATTTCTGGAGGGGTGTATGAGTCATCGGCAATGATTATTCAGCCTGCGGCTATTACCCAAGGTTGTTTTGTAGAAAATGCTGCTGCTATCAAGAAAGCAATCAACGGAGAGGTACCCGTAATTGTTGCCGGCCGTATCAAAGATCCGGTTATGGCTGAACAAATCATCCGGGAAGGCAAAGCTGATCTGGTATCTATGGGAAGGGCCTTGTTAGCCGATCCGGAATTACCCAAAAAAGTGGCTGAAGGTAAGGCTGAAACGATAAGAAAATGCATCGCCTGTAACCAGGGCTGTATTGATCGCTTGTTCCTAGACATTGACATTACCTGCATGGCCAACGCAGTGACCGGACATGAAACGGAATTTGATACAGAAATTCCGGCAACGAATAAAAAGAAGGTGTTAGTGATTGGTGGTGGACCCGGTGGATTAGAAGCGGCCAGGGTGGCAGCTTTGCGGGGACACGAAGTGATTCTTTATGAAAAGCAAGCGGAATTAGGTGGGCAAATGCGGGCTGCTGCTGTACCGCCTCATAAAGAAGAAATAAATGATCTGGTAACATATCTTACTGATCAAGTAGAGGAATCCGGTGCTATGATTGCAACGGGTAAGGAAGCAGACCTAAAGACAGTTCAAGAGCTTAAACCGGATGCGGTAATCGTAGCCATAGGATCTGAACCAGTAATTCCAAAGATTCCCGGAGTTGAGCAGGAAAAGGTTGTTACGGCGCATGATGTTCTGATGGGTTCAGCTTCTGTTGGCGAAAAAGTGGTTGTTGTTGGCGGCGGGCTCGTAGGTTGCGAAACCGCGGAATATCTGGCAGAACAAGGCAAACAGGTTACCGTGGTGGAAATGCTGGACGATATTGCGGTAGATGTTGGAGCCCTCACTAGAGCTCTCTTACTGAATAGGATGGCTGAGAAGAAAATCCGGGTATTAACTAAGAGCAAAGTCCGGGAAATATCCGCAGATGGAGTTATTATAGAAAAAGAAGAAGGAACGGAAGAAATAACCGGCATAGATACAGTAGTAATCGCAGTTGGTTCTAAGTCCAAGAATGATTTCTTAAAGCTCATCGAAGGAGACGGAATACCTGTTTATGCCATCGGAGACTGTGTTAAACCCCGGAAAATTATCGAGGCTATTCACGAAGGTTTACGTGTAGCATATAGCTTGTAA
- the lipA2 gene encoding Lipoyl synthase 2, which translates to MTLAPWLKIGTPDQQKLRDMLGLLASLNVNTICTSAKCPNAGECFAQGTATFLILGPNCTRNCRFCAVSHGRLAEPDPLEPAKVAQAVQILDLKYVVITSVTRDDLPDYGASQFVAVIREIKALHEDTLVEVLIPDLAGDEKALARIVEAGPDVLGHNLETVPRLYARVRQQASYTQSLRILKSVKEMRPGMITKSSLMLGLGETEEELREVFQDLKEVDCDILTLGQYLQPTPQQLPVERYVTPEKFSYYREMALSLGIREVYAGPLVRSSYHAREVFRTLTDV; encoded by the coding sequence ATGACTCTAGCTCCGTGGTTGAAAATCGGAACGCCTGATCAGCAAAAACTCAGGGACATGCTCGGATTGCTGGCTTCGTTAAATGTAAATACGATTTGTACCAGCGCAAAATGTCCCAACGCAGGGGAGTGTTTTGCCCAGGGCACAGCAACCTTCCTCATCTTGGGACCTAATTGCACACGTAATTGCCGGTTTTGTGCGGTTAGCCATGGTCGGTTGGCAGAACCTGACCCGTTGGAGCCGGCTAAAGTCGCTCAGGCTGTGCAGATCCTGGATTTAAAATATGTAGTAATTACCTCTGTAACCCGTGACGACCTGCCGGATTATGGAGCGAGCCAGTTTGTCGCTGTTATCCGGGAAATTAAAGCTCTGCACGAAGATACTTTAGTTGAAGTTCTGATTCCGGACTTAGCTGGGGATGAAAAAGCTCTGGCACGTATTGTGGAGGCTGGGCCGGATGTTCTAGGACATAACCTGGAGACCGTCCCGAGGCTTTACGCTAGGGTGAGGCAACAAGCGTCTTACACGCAATCTCTGAGAATACTGAAATCCGTCAAAGAGATGAGGCCGGGGATGATCACGAAAAGCAGTTTAATGTTAGGACTCGGCGAGACGGAAGAGGAGCTTAGAGAGGTATTTCAGGATTTAAAAGAAGTGGATTGTGACATTCTGACTCTCGGGCAGTATTTGCAACCTACCCCTCAACAGCTACCGGTAGAAAGGTATGTAACTCCAGAAAAATTCAGCTATTACCGGGAAATGGCCTTAAGTTTGGGGATTAGAGAAGTTTACGCCGGGCCGCTAGTGAGAAGCTCGTACCATGCGCGCGAGGTCTTTAGGACATTAACCGATGTGTAA
- the lipB gene encoding Octanoyltransferase — translation MQLNLLKSYGMDYRQAYQLQRELLTLRQKGEIEDTLFLTSHPHVITIGRAGSRDNLLVSEAFLQTRRIQVVPIERGGDITYHGPGQIVGYPIINLGCFEKDLHLYVYRLEQMIIDLLQDYEINAGRIEGLTGVWVGNEKIAAIGIAVSKWVTWHGFALNVAPSLSYFNYIIPCGISDKGVTSLQKILGREISNEEVEGKLIEKFKHQFGYSRVEEIKAGMLGKGGKSA, via the coding sequence GTGCAACTTAATCTGCTTAAGAGTTACGGGATGGATTACCGGCAGGCTTATCAGTTACAGCGCGAGCTATTGACTTTGCGTCAAAAAGGGGAGATTGAAGACACCCTCTTTTTGACATCGCATCCCCATGTTATCACCATTGGCAGGGCGGGGAGCAGGGACAACCTGCTGGTAAGTGAGGCATTTCTTCAGACACGCAGGATTCAGGTGGTTCCCATCGAGAGAGGTGGTGATATCACCTACCATGGCCCAGGGCAGATCGTAGGTTATCCCATTATTAACTTGGGCTGTTTCGAGAAAGATCTTCATCTTTATGTCTATAGGCTCGAACAGATGATCATTGATTTACTACAGGATTATGAGATTAACGCAGGTAGAATAGAGGGTTTAACCGGAGTTTGGGTAGGCAATGAGAAAATTGCAGCGATCGGGATTGCGGTGAGTAAGTGGGTGACCTGGCATGGTTTTGCTTTAAATGTTGCTCCAAGCCTGTCCTATTTTAACTATATAATACCGTGTGGGATTTCGGACAAAGGGGTTACCTCCCTGCAGAAAATCCTTGGACGCGAGATAAGTAATGAAGAGGTTGAAGGAAAACTGATCGAAAAATTTAAGCATCAGTTCGGATATAGCCGGGTTGAGGAGATTAAAGCCGGTATGCTGGGCAAGGGGGGCAAAAGTGCATGA